The genomic segment tcaccccACTAATTAATAGCCATCAAGTCTAGACAATCCGGAAAGAGTGACCTCAGACTGGCTAAAGATGTTAAAGGACGATTTCAATGCATCTGTTTAAGGCTGCAACTTGAATATTAATGTGCTTTCGTGGCTGCTGTGTGTGCCATCATTTTAGATCAAATTAAAACCAAAACGCACACTAGATTTCCTGCTTTGTGTATAAAATCcacttttttgttattgttgtgctCCAAATTTTTTGTCATGTTTGTTTCCTCTGCTCCTCCTGCAGCTCAGGTGTCACAGCAGCAGCCTCTGTGGTCCAGGCGCGCTGAATAAAGATGCATGTGGATTTGGAGGAAATAAGCCGCCTTCAAATCATATGAGTCAAAAGGAGGAGAAAGATGTCCACCCGGTAATCTCACGCGTGCAGCTGGTGCAGCCTTGTttatgtgagacttccaagaaaAGGAAAAGgtgatatacaaaaaaaaacaatacccgACATGAAGGCGATTCTGGTTTTCGTGTCCTTCTGGTATCTGGCAGTAGAGGAGTCTTGATGTCATCATGGGGCCAAGTGAGCCAAAAGTGTTTCATTCGAGTGCATAGATGATTCATCCTTTTGAGAAACATAAACTGAAACATGACAACGATGTAGCAGCTGTAGATGCTTACATGCGCACCCAAGACAGTCCAACTGCAGTCAGCATGGAAGTGCAGACGACCTCCCTGGTCTGGATTTATGCCAACAGCATGCAACTGAACGCCTCCTACGAATACAACACCACAGATTTGAGTGAAAACTCAGACAACTATCAGTCTTACTTCATCGGCCTCTTCCTGTCCTGCCTGTACACCATCCTCCTCTTCCCCATTGGATTTATTGGTAACATCCTAATTCTGGTGGTGAATCTGAACCACAGGGACAAGATGACCATCCCCGACCTTTACTTCAtaaacctggctgtggcagatctcATCCTTGTAGCAGATTCTCTCATTGAAGTCTTCAATTTGAACGAGAAGTATTACGACTACGCCGTCCTCTGCACGTTCATGTCTCTCTTCCTGCAGGTCAACATGTACAGCAGCATCTTCTTCCTCATGTGGATGAGCTTCGACCGCTACGTGGCCTTGGCCGGCTCCATGAGCAGCAGCCCACTGAGGACGATGCAGTACGCAAAGCTGAGCTGTGGCCTAATCTGGATGGCGTCCATCCTGGCTACACTCCTGCCCTTCACCATTGTGCAGATGCAGCACAGGGGCGAGGTTCACTTCTGCTTTGCCAACGTATTTGAGATCCAGTGGCTGGAGGTCACCATCGGTTTTTTGCTACCCTTCTCCGTCATTGGCCTGTGCTACTCCCTGATTGTGCGCATCCTCATGAGGGCGCAGAAGCACCGTGGGCTGTGGCCACGGCGGCAGAAGGCCCTGCGCATGATCGTGGTGGCAGTTCTGGTGTTCTTCATTTGCTGGTTGCCGGAGAACGTCTTCATCAGCATTCAGCTGCTGCAGGGCACAGCCGACCCATCGCGGCGGACTGCTACCACGCTATGGCATGACTATCCGCTCACGGGTCACATTGTTAACCTGGCGGCTTTCTCCAACAGCTGCCTCAACCCCATTATCTACAGCTTTCTAGGAGAAACATTCAGGGACAAGCTGCGGCTCTTCATTAAGCAGAAGGCCAGCTGGTCAGTAGTCAACCGCTTCTGCCACCACGGCCTCGATTTACACATCCCTGTCAGGAGTGATGTGTCAGAGGTGTGAAGagatagagagaaaaaaaatgcaacaaatcCAACTGCAACATACACTTACAAAAAGTAATCTACTtatcttcttcacatcaaaatgaTATAAACTCAAAATATTACCTCAGCTTTCTTCAGCTCTTACTTCACCTCGTTGTACCAGTATCTCAATTAACCTGCTCACTTTCTGAACacctcccaccaccaccacaaaaaaaaagctaGAATATGAAGGAATACAGTATATCTCTTAAGCTGATAGGAAAACATTTATGGTGTTGATCTTTGGTTGCTTTTCCCAAAAGTCTTTTCTGCAAAAGGGCACGTGCACAATACAACTGCAACGACATCTTCCACACAAGGCAAAATGATAAGAGAATAGCTTTGTGAAAAATTTTACAGAACTCAGCCCATGtttacacaaacacaaagaaaagaaATGCTATATTCACTTCATCTAATTATGTCATCTGATCCCACAAAACCTAGTTGTTTCAATCGGAAacataaaattaaatttgttacaaCTTGCATTTCACATTTAAACAtccatttcattcattttctgactgTTTATCCGGGTTCAGGTCACAGTAGCAGCTCATTCCGCACTTCCCTATCCtaagccaagtcctgtaactcttcctgggggatcccgaggcgttcccaaaccagctgggaaatgtaatcctcctcctagttggatgtgcctggaagacctccctagggaaacaaccagggggcatcctcaccagatgcccgaaccacctcaagtgGCTTATCGATGTTAAGaatcagcagctctactccaagtccctccaGGATAGTTGAGCTTCTTAACCTGTCCAGAAGTGTAAGACCAGATACTGAACAGAGGGATTTCATATCTGCCGCTTGTATCTGCGACCTTATTCTTTCAgttattacccaaagttcatgagaataggagcgtaaatcaactggtaaattgagagcctcaccttctggttcagctccttcaccacaacagtccagAACAGCATCTGTAAAACATAAGACGCCACCCCaatctgtctatcaatctcacacttCAAATTACCTCACTTGTAAACAAAACTCTGAGATACTTaatctcctccacttggggcaataagtcTCCATTGACCCAGAGGATACAACCCAACCTTTAACaaaagaggaccatggtctcagatttggaggcactgattctcatcccaatcacttcacacttggcctcaaacctgcaCACTGCACATCGAAGGTCACTACCCActgaagccaacagaatcacatcatccgcaaaaagcagagatgcaacctTGAGGTCACCAAAcgggacaccctccagtccctgactgcaccATATCCAGATTTTGTAGAATCAACTGACATAACTAGTTTAAGTAGAAAAAGCATTTAAGTTCTTTGAGTGAGGGCTGAAAAAGATTTAAATTTTAATGAATAGCATACTCTCTGTACAAATGACTTTAAGTACACTCAAAAAGAAGTGAATGCAACTGAATGTGCActttatattgtttttgttttttgtttgacaTAAAATACATGTCTTTGTGTAAGAGGAACTCTGGACTTTTTCAACTCTGGCTctattttttttagatgttttaatATAACGTTTTCACTCAAGACAAAAACAGTTTTAATCAACACCATCATGGGGTAAAAGAGCTACACAACATAAGTGTATTGGCTAAATTAAAAATGGTCTAAAGAAACTGTTTGCTGTCACCACTGAATAAGCAAAAATATCATTACAGGTGGATCCTTACAGAGGTGCACATATGCAGTTTTTTGTAAATTTCCCCATTGTGGGGCTATTAGATGATTATGTTATGTAAAtataaagaaaatttttaaaagacAGATTATACAAGCATGTTTACCTTAGCATTCTTCTCAGTTCACATTGCCAGTCTACTGTCCATACAAGTCGACTGTCAATGAGCGACTCATTTCTGTTGTAAGCAGAAGAATGAGCTCCTTGTCCACAACTGATTTGCAGTGGTTCAGCGGACAGCAGCGCCACTGAATGGCtgggaggctaaggtaagcagctaattgCTTAATTGGTCATTTTATGAACAAattctttacatttagtgaggaaaacctGCACATTTACATTGGTAGGGATCCTCTACATGCTACCagttctaatgacattttcacttATTCAGTGGTGACAACAAGCTGTTTACTTTGAGTGTTTGATTGCCAAGCACAATTACATTGTGTAGCAATTTAGCCTGTGACAGTGCTGCTGTTCTAAATAAGTACTGCACCAATAAAATCGTTTTTGAACCAAAAAACATCAGAAAACAGAGCTCGGGTTGAAACATTACCCTTCaaggcaaacattttttttttttttttccaaattccaGTTCATTAAGTTATATGAATTTTGTGGGCTCTCTTGAGAAATTATATTTAATTAAAATCAATGTTTCAATTTTTTTGAGTGCATAACAAATCTGAACCACAGTTCCCAAAATGATTATGAGCCTAAAATGATCCCACTGGAAATCCATTGACAGATATCACATTAACGTGACCCTAGAATCTCATCTAGACTTCTTGTTTGTCTGTCATGATATATGTATGTCTGATGTTTCCTCATAAGTAGTTTATTATATTTTaagaaacatataaaaatgccaaAAAAGTGGGGTACATATGGGATACAAGATGAAAGAAAGAAGTGGTCCTTTAAGAAACAGATTTaaatttcaaatttaaaaaaagctCAATTTTAAGATAAAAATAACATGAGATAAAACATGTTCCAGAATCGACATCCAAATCTATGTCCAAAAACCTCAACTCCACCATCACCGTAACAATCTGCCTGCTGTTTTATCAAACATCGTATTAACAAACACAAAGTGACCAGTTGTCCACTTGCGTTGTacttttcaagttttttttttaaagagaggaTGTATATAACTAAAGATTAAATGGACGACACATACATACAGTATGTTCatcagtttgttttatttttataaataaattgtaATTATCACACTTTTGATGAATATAAAAAGAAAGTTGTTAATTAACTGAGTATGTGTTTAATTGTCAGACTGATTAAGGGGAAAAACTGGTAAGAGAACTCTCTTCTTGACGTGGTACCTCAAAATTACAAGTAATGTGAGTCAAGAtccgagacagagacagctacgtTAGTGTGTCTGGGAGCATGGTGTGatgaacacaaatagctaatcaatcacttggcagcaactcaatgcaatttaaccatctagatgtggtgaagacaacttgctaaATTTcagactgagcatcagaatggggaagaaaagggATTTAGGTGACTTTAAATATGACATGACTGTTCATGCCACATGAGctagtctgagtatttcagaaaccactttcctactgggattttcatgcacaataaAGAgatgatatccagtgagcagcagttgtgtggaaaaaaatgccatgttgatgtcagaggtcagaggagaatgggcagactggttgaatgggtgactgcgtgatgccatcatgtcagtatggaccatcatctttgaggaatgtttccaacaccttattGAATCCGATATGAATTAAAaatggtggaagggttgtgtaAGTCAAAATGTTGACAGAATTGCTCAAACGTCAAGATCATATATATTATGGTATCGGTCCTCACAAAGAATTAATGTTCATGTCTCAGGGTCAAACATGTACGGCGTGGGTGTTACACTGTTTAATGCCCATTATAAttataaatttttttatttagtttcCTATCACATTAGAGTTGAACAGTTACAGATATGAGATCACGTGAGTGCAGACATTCAGCTTTAATTTGAAGTTCTTTTCATCCAACTCAAGTAAACAGCTTCTTTAAAATGTGACTACGCACATAGAAAGTGCTCTAATTCCTACACTGGTCACGTATTTTAAGCCTCATTTTTAGCCTCAAGCTGACAGTCTGCACTACAAGCTCATAGGCATTATAAAATTTCAGCTCTAATGCCTTGCAACAGATGGCAAAAATCACAATAACTCAGTCAATGTTTGAATGTATATGAATCTCACAGCATGTGGCGGCGCACGCTGGAATCAGCAAGTGTTTGCGTTCTGAGCACGGCTGTGATCGTCAGTACTGTTACCATGCTTGTCAGGTCCAGTTAACATGATGTCAAAGCAAAGAGGCAGGTGCTGTTTAGCCGTCAGGAAACCAGGGGGAGTAAACACATCTTTCAATGCGTAGATGACACACACCACTGCACACACCATCAACACAAAATCATACAGTGACCAGCACCACACGGAtgcaagtttgttttttttgtccctgATTTTCAAGGCGGTTTTGTCGAATGAatcaatatatatacatatatatatatatatatatatatatatatatatatatatatatacacgagggctgtcaataaagtaacggtcctttttatttttttcaaaaactatatggatttcattcatatgtttttacgtcagacatgcttgaaccctcgtgcgcatgcgtgagtttttccacgcctgtcggtgacgtcattcgcctgtgagcactccttgtgggaggagtcatccagcccctcgtcggaattcctttgtctgagaagttgctgagagactggcgctttgtttgatcaaaattttttctaaacctgtgagacacatcgaagtggacacggttcgaaaaattaagctggttttcagtgaaaattttaacggctgatgagagattttgaggtgattctgtcgctttaaggacttttcacggtgcgagacgtcgtgcagcgctctcagccgctgtcgtcagcctgttcaagctgaaaacctccacatttcaggctctattgatccaggacgtcgtgagagaacagagaagtttcagaagaagtcggtttcagcattttatccggatattccactgttaaaggagatttttttaatgaaagacgtgcggacggatccgcgcgtcgggacgcagccgacgcggtgcggcggcacaggaaaaacacctccgtgttgataaccatttgtaaaatccaggcggcttttgatggctttcagtggagtgagtatatgagaaattgtttaacaggcaggacatgttccaacttgtccttaaggctttcaacagaggtgtttttcctgtggcggagcgtcgcggcggctgcgtcccgacgcgcggacccgtccgcacgtctttcattaaaaaaatctcctttaacagtggaatatccggataaaatgctgaaactgacttcttctgaaacttctctgttctcccacgacgtcctggatcaatagagcctgaaatgtggaggttttcagcttgaacaggctgatgacgccgcctgagagcgctgcgcgacgtctcgcaccgtgaaaagtccttaaagcgacagtctcacctcaaaatctctcatcagatgttaaaattttcactgaaaaccagcttaattttttgaaccgtgtccacttcgatgtgtctcacaggtttagaaaaaattttgatcaaacaacgcgccagtctctcagcaacttctcagacaaaggaattccgacaaggggctggacgactcctcccacaaggagtgctcacaggcgaatgacgtcaccgacaggcgtggaaaaactcacgcatgcgcacaagggttcaagcatgtctgacgtaaaaacatatgaatgaaatccatatagtttttgaaaaaaataaaaaggaccattactttattgacagacctcgtatatatatatatatatatatatatatatatatatatatatatatatatatatatatatatatatatatatatatgtgtgtgtgtgtgtgtgtagatgcaAGTGCAACCCCAGCCCCAACACAGCTTTTCTTTAAACAATTAAATATGGTTGGGATTCCATGTTAAATATCCTCCCATGCCACAAATCTAGCCTTCTGTGCTGACACTCAGCAAAATTTGTCCAGAGACAAGTTATTGTAAACTTTGTGATGTATGTCATGTGTCTACATGCCCACTGAATTAGTGTGATACAACCACATCATCTCTGTCCCCTCAACATGAGTGTTGGACATCCTTGGCTACAAACTTCAATATCTGTTTTTAAAGCAGGTGATATTTTATCTTGCAAAGAAAATGTGTAATACGTCTTTAAATACAAGCATGCAAAAATCTGACATACCAATCCATGGTAGAGTTCATTTGAACAACACAATGaaaaatttcatttcattcatacTTTTATAAATTGTTTGAAAGGACTTCAGAGTGCATTTATACACACTACTATTTTGAATTAGTTGACACTGCTGTGTGAAAAACTGCTATGtcataacctaccatccctggttctcaagaccaggcacctataagtagctctactctactcttttctactctgttttactcttcctttttagatatttagatatacctttgtatactggcatagttccaccttagaattggaatataatatataagatatcttactgaattttcatgtgaaaaACTGTTTTACAT from the Thalassophryne amazonica chromosome 16, fThaAma1.1, whole genome shotgun sequence genome contains:
- the gper1 gene encoding G-protein coupled estrogen receptor 1, which gives rise to MIHPFEKHKLKHDNDVAAVDAYMRTQDSPTAVSMEVQTTSLVWIYANSMQLNASYEYNTTDLSENSDNYQSYFIGLFLSCLYTILLFPIGFIGNILILVVNLNHRDKMTIPDLYFINLAVADLILVADSLIEVFNLNEKYYDYAVLCTFMSLFLQVNMYSSIFFLMWMSFDRYVALAGSMSSSPLRTMQYAKLSCGLIWMASILATLLPFTIVQMQHRGEVHFCFANVFEIQWLEVTIGFLLPFSVIGLCYSLIVRILMRAQKHRGLWPRRQKALRMIVVAVLVFFICWLPENVFISIQLLQGTADPSRRTATTLWHDYPLTGHIVNLAAFSNSCLNPIIYSFLGETFRDKLRLFIKQKASWSVVNRFCHHGLDLHIPVRSDVSEV